The window AGCATACCCTGCACCGCCTCTCAAAAAAGAAGGCCGGTCATACTAAACCGGCCTTCTTAGAAGTTAAAAGCTGCTAAATCAGGCCTCTTCGCCGCTGAACATATCGGCCGCGTCGGTAGCTTCACCGTCGGCCGTCTTCTTTTCCGCGAAAGTGATACCCTGAACGTAGATGTTTACGCCCTTGATCGCATAACCAGTATAGCGCTCCACCTGTTCTTTGACCGCCTCCTGGACGTCCCAGCAGACATCGGGGATCCGCAGGCCGTACTTAACGGAGATATAGGCGTCTACCACGATCTCGGGGGAATCGCCGTCCGATATGGAGATACGGACGCCGTTTACCGTCTTGCGGCCCAGTCTGAGGTTAGCCATCAGGCCGGGGCTCGCGGGAGATACCCCTTCGACGCTGTTCAGCGCCTTCGTGGCAAGCTGCGCGATC is drawn from Cloacibacillus porcorum and contains these coding sequences:
- a CDS encoding Asp23/Gls24 family envelope stress response protein; the encoded protein is MVESMNEDFNVEEKQDMESGLGQTNLEGKVRISEDVIAQLATKALNSVEGVSPASPGLMANLRLGRKTVNGVRISISDGDSPEIVVDAYISVKYGLRIPDVCWDVQEAVKEQVERYTGYAIKGVNIYVQGITFAEKKTADGEATDAADMFSGEEA